In Myotis daubentonii chromosome 11, mMyoDau2.1, whole genome shotgun sequence, the genomic window CTGCTCCCTCCTTTCTCTGGACTTCTAGATTGATTACTCTTGGGAGCTGGCTTGGAATTCCTCACCAATTATGCAGGTGAATCTTAGATGTCTCCTGGTGAGCTCACTTCCATCTCCCTCTGACCTGTCTGTGGCTTTGGGGATTCTTAGGTAGAAAGTGAGTGATGATTGCCACGTGGCTGCATGCTTGGTCGAACAAGGTCAGGTGACTAAGCAATTAACCAGATCCTCCTTGACACACATCAGTTCCCACATTACTCTGATGACCGATAGGAGGCCAATGATATCTAGGGATAGAACCCAGAGAtgattaatgtttttaaaaagtgaaaagacaagaaGCCTGAACCTTTGACTTTTGCATCTGTTTGCTACATCTTCCTCATTACTCTCTGCTCCAAGAGTATGACTGATTTTCTGGTGGGAGCTTTGattgaggagaagggaaaggggttAATTATGGAGACATAGGGAGGGAACAATTTAGGAAACAGTTTTAAGAATTAATAAGGAGAAGGAAacaattgccgggagccggtccatccttgctgtttcaagggacctggcatatatggcatacggttcttaatatgtttgctcaccttcttggcgctgtgttttaaccaaggtcacctctcagagaaaggttgaatccccaggtagggattttcccctgaagttagggagggaataaaacccctcaactaagtgccaggcgggtaattaatccctttaactacgaacaatcatgcttaaactacataatcttttctccctggaatggagataagaaacgccctaacctttgtaatagagattgataggattgaatcaactggtataaatacagttgtaacaagacagaaacactcagaacttagaacagaatcaagaagacagaacctacacggagcctggagacagaagaacttcgctggagagagcatgccggaggatcctggagagggactggcctcagagcctagagacagagcctagcgggagaacatggcaagggatcctggactgaacctgactacagagattggcaggagaacctgactggaacctggacactgaacctgactggagagcctggacagaacctggctggagaacctagcgagggaacatggctacagaacctcgctggaaatccgaagcagaacctctctggagatccgggctagagattctggctaggctgctgatcaactgaacactatctccgtgtcattccttctttgccgactccgtccacacctttggggacccctggacctgctggggttggaccccagcaaacaatgaggataaagataaaaatattctatttaatatGGAACAGGAAGAGTTGAAGGGTAGCATAAAATAAGGACCCATTCAAATATATTCAAAGGAAGAAGCCAAAGAGCCATTGAGTTACAGACCTTCAGACTAGAGCTTTTTATAAGTTAAACAATAAAACTTGAAGAGCTGCTTTTTCTTGACATCAATTTGTTCACTATACATCACAGAGATAGAGAACTATACAGCTGTACCAACAGGAACATACTTTTGTAGAACTGCTTGTAGAATGAGGTGAAAAAAAGTCTCATAACACATTTTCTGTTCACACATAGCCATTTTGTGGAATTAGACTGCCTGTGTAACCTTTCATGCAGTTGGCCCTTCATCTTGAACTCTGAGATTCTCAGGTGAGAGAAGctagagagcagagaaccatcaGAActtttcctccatcactgggcgAAATGTTTGCAAAATATCAGGTTCTTCACAGCGGCCTTCACATCCGtgttcctcaggctgtagatgatGGGGTTGAGCATGGGCGTCACCACCCCATAGAAGAGAGAAATGAGCTTGTCTGAAAGGTCCTGTTTGTCTGCTCCCAATGGGTCCTTGGATTTGGGTTTCCCATACATGAAGAGGATGGTCCCATAGAAGACGACCACGACTGTGAGGTGGGCAGAGCAGGTGGAGAaggcctttctcctcccctcagcTGAGGGGATCCTCAGGATGGTAGCAATGACGAACACATAGGAGAAAGAGATGAACAGGACTGGGATGCCTAGGAAGATCACATTGGCAACTGTCATGCTGATCACATTGATGGAGATGTCAGCACAGGCCAACTTCAGGACAGCCAGGATCTCACAGGTGAAGTGGTTGATGACGTTGTCCCCACAGAAGGGCAGTCGCATTGCAAGGGATGTCTGCACCGTGGCAGTGGAGCTTCCAGCTGCCCAGGAGCCGGCAGCCATGGACACGTAGGCAGCCTTGCTCATGATCTTAGGATACCTAAGGGGGTTGCAGATGGCCACATAGCGATCAAACGCCATCATGCCCAGCAGCACACACTCTGTGGCTCCCATggcaaaggagagaaacatctgcacagcacagGCTGAGAAGGGGATGGTTTTCCTGGGGGTCAGGAAGCTGTCAAGAATGAGGGGAACTGAGGAGGTGGTGTAGCAGATGTCCAGGAAGGAGAGGTTCcccaggaagaagtacatgggtgtgtgcAGGTGGGAGTCAGAGATAGTCACCAGGATGAGGACCCCGTTGCCCAGCAGGATGACCAGGTACATCAGCAGGATGAGCACAAAAAATGTATTCACCAACTTTGGGTGGGCAGAGAGGCCCAGGAGGATGAACCCCACCACGGGGGAGGTCTGATTGGACCTGTCCATGGTGCATTTACTCTGTCACCTGCAAGAACTCAGAAAGCCAGCTTCATGATTCTCTGATGCCTAAATTGGTCAAAAAGCCAGTGGGAAACGCCTTGCTGAGCAGCTGGAGAACTGCTCTGGCAACGtggatgcttctctgtgttgTTCTAAGTAAAATGCAGAGAGTTAGATCAAAATCTACTTGAGGTTATTTGGCCACCCCACAGAGATGTTTGAAATGTCACCTGATTGAATTTAATATTCTAATCAAATTCAAGATAGGAATCACTCATGTACTTCAAGTTATACCATGTGTGGCTGATTCATTTTAATCAATTTTGTGAGAAGTGTTATATTTCATTTGTATGCTTTTCCCCCCTTTGGAACATAGATCTTGGGGCACTAACTGGTCTCCTTCATCCTCAATTGCTGGCGGTTCCCCTCTCCACATACTTTTGGATAGGACTCTTCCTCATTTATAGTTCTGTCTGACAGTCTAAAGGCCCCTAagctattccttccttccttccttccttccttccttccttccttccttccttccttccttccttccttccttccttccttcacttaCCTGACAAACTCCTCTGGTGCACTTGTCAGAAGAAGTGGGCCTTCACCAATCACTCAATGTGTGGTAATTGATAAGTCCCCTTTCCTCTCCGGGCCTTGTTTCCCTAACACTCACTTTGGAACGGACTATTTTAATGATATTCCATCCCAGGGCCTAGGTGATCTCATGAGCTTCTCCTTCTTGGACTTTCTCTCATACCAATGAGatgtccttttctctttccttcaagtTACCCCCATGACACTTAGTCTCAAGGCATGAAGtcagcagtggggctgggaccacAAGAGTCTCTACACCGTCTTTAAAAATtcctctcttacctttttttgtGGATAAATTGATAAAGAAAATTACTTCTCTGAGGTCTGGGAATAGTCCAGGGTCAGGAAATTGCCAATCTGGTCTGAAGTAGCAGCCAGAGGAGTTGGAGCCTGAAATGTGTTAAAGCTACGCTTTCTTGTCTTTGGGTAAAATCCACAAAGGACCGTCCATTGCATATATGAAGCCATTTAAATCCTACCCTCCTAGGGGGATTATACAAGTCCCTGAAGTAATTTAAAGTTTAGAAACTAAAGTGACAAAGTTTAGAAACTTTATACATCTGGGATTATGTCCCCAAGATCCAATTTATTCTGAAGTCCTGCCAGAAATactttcttccccctccctcccttgtaCCCATTCTGCTGAGCTGTTGAAAGCACCAGTGAAGAAGGGTCATTCTGGTCCTGCCAGAATTAACATCAACCCTCAATCAGTGAGAATTCTCACCCAGAGCCTATGATAATCGTAAGAGGATGTGAAACCCATGGCACAGGACAAATCCTTGCAGCTCAGTAGTATTCTTGGCCATTTCCAAATTCAGGATCTTAGGGCTGGAAAGAAGCAAGTGACCTAGAAGGTGCCCTTTTATCTGTGTCCCACCAAATAGATTCTGAGCTCTTACCATAGGCCAGGCCTTTaaagggcaggggggagggtcATAAATGAATAAGGTCTGGGCTCCTGCCAGGAGAGCTTCACAGCAGCTGTGAGCTTGAAAAAGGCCCTTTGATGGCAAAAGTGATATCCTGTTGTTTGAAGTCTTTCCTATGTGTGGGTGCAGGAGTATCCCATACCTGAGCTTCTGTGACAGCATGGCTGGCTTACCATTGGGACCTGGTATCCTCCACTTCCAAGATGCCAACTGAGAGCTGTGGCCACCCAGACAGCAGACAGGAGCATCTTAAACCAGGAATACTGTTTTCTGGCATATCTCAACCACATCCTAGTACCCCCTTCTGTCTAACGCTGATACCGGGGATGAAGGGTGGCACACGTGTTGAGCTCTCAATGCACAGATGTCCCTGGTGTCCAAGAGGAGGCTGCCCAATGTCAGGAACAAATAAGAGACTTGAGGGATTCCTCCCACTCCTTTTACGAATGACACCCGCCTGCCTTGTGCATTGGCTTCTGAAAGCCTTAGAGTCAAATATATGCTACATTCATGGTCACAGATCATTATGCCTTGCagagattctttttctttctgtgaaatatattacatatacagaAGAATGTAAAAGTGTATGTGTAgtaattaaggaaaaataataaaatagacgTCACGTAGCACCACAGGTTAAGAATTAGGGTGTCCCAGTGCCTTAGATCCCCCTCTTATCTCTCCCTGCAATTAAactcccttcttcttcctcttccagaGGTAATCACTATTCTGACTTTCATGGAAATCATGTTATTCTAGGCAGAATTTAATAATGTCCATCTCACCCCAGGATCCCTGGACTCTGAGGATTCAGTCAAACGCTCGCCTAGGTGCTGCGGTGAAGATATTTTGTCAGTGTAATTAAAGTCCCGAGTCGGTTGACTTCAAGATTAGAAGATTATCCGAGTGGGCCAGACCCAATCAGGTAGCCCTTTTACACAGACAGTTTTCTCGGGCTAATGGCAGAAGTAGAAGACAGATTCAAAGCACGGGGAGTACTGCACCTGCCATTTCTGGCTGTAAGGATGGAGGGGACTACAGCGAGGACCTGAGAACTACAGCAAGAAGCTGAGAGTGAGCCCTGCCAGTAGCCAGCAAGGAAACCAGGTCCCTAGGCCAGCAGCCCTctaaactgaattctgccaacaatctGAATTTTCTCAGAGCCACCTAGACATCTCACTTACAGAACCATTAGGCAATAATTGAATGTTGTTTTAAGCCGCTAATTTTGTGGTGGCttgttatacagcaataaaaagcaaatatgcACTCTTGATTTTCTTCATAGTTTTACCACCTACAAATGTATCTGCCTACAAAGCATGTTCCATTTTATAAAACTGAACAACAATTAAAAACTTAGCTTTTTATGTAAAGGAAAAACTTGTCATTATCTGGGCGAAGactcacctgagaatattatCTTATAGTATTAGCCCATTCAGGAGAAGTCGAGAATGGCTGTAGTGTGACAGAAATACCAtcagaggtggggcaggagggagggaggtaagagatcaaccgaaggacttgtatgcatgcatataagaataaccaatggacataagacactggggggtaggggaggccaggggattgtcaagggcggggagaaaaaaaaaaggacacatatgtaataccctttgtaatactttaagcaataaaaaaataaaaaataaaataatttaaaaattttaaaaaaagaattaaattggaaaaaaaaaaaggaaaaaaaagaaatacaccaGAGGAAGTGGTTGTTATGTTTTCTGCTTCTAAGCTCTCACTATGGCTTATTTCCTATTCTTAGGAACAGGCCAAAGTAGAATATTTATGTGGGGTGAAATGGGTGTCCTCAGCTAACCCAAGCAGCAAGGcatggagagagaagagggactTTTATCGGTGCGTGATCGAGATAAGGCAGGCGCAGGAAAGgatgtcagagagaaaaacaatgtcTCAGCTCAAAGGCAGTCAGGAGGCAGGAGTTCTCTCTTAGTCTTTTTGTTCTACTCGGGCCTTCAGCGGATGGATGAGGCACACCCACGTTGGGCAGGGCAATCTGCTTCACTCAGTCTGTCGATTCAAGTGTTCATCACCCTCACAGGCACACCCAACATAATGTTTGCCCAAAGGTCTGGGTACCtcatggcccagtcaagttgacacataaaattaatcatcactgTGTGGTATGGAATTCTAGGAACTTATTGGAAATCGTCTTCCTTCTGAATTTGAAGTTACTACTGGTGCAAAAATCAGAAGCTATTCTAATTCTTGATCCTTTGTAATGGTAGTTTCTCCTCCCCGGAATGACACAGTACCCATGCTCTCAACTGTGCTTGCTGTCCCTCAGTGCAGAGAGCTGTTGGTTTATACTCTGCAGAGAATAAACCTTTTGTTGGGGCAGATAAGGGACAGTTGACCAGTGTCATACATGGGGGAGGGGTTGTAGGGactgtgtttttaaatatgtttttaatcgAATTCTTCTTCTCTTAGTTGTACCCCCTTCTTCCTGGTTCCAAAGGTACCTGGTATGATGGCTTCTCTTGTGCTAGAAATCTGGATGTTGCTCAGCCCTCCTAGTTTGTGGCTTAGGATTTGGTTCTAACAAATCTACTATGGAAATGACTGCTCATCCAGCCATTTTTCCAGCCTTCCAACTGTTATCACTCTGAtgtctccttcttctccttcaccTTATACATTTTGTcattgcaaaaataaaacaaaaaacactttatTGTCATTTTCGTGGGTTTCAGAAAGGAGCAAAACTGGACGCATGTGCTCAGCCCTCCTTTATACCTCAGTCCTGATTCCATGCAGTTTCCAACATCCTCTTTtgctttcttatttgttttagttattgttttttgtctgtttccCTTCTGCTAGAATGTAAGTTTCACAGAGGCAGGGTTTTCCCCTGTTTTGTCCACAGATGTATCCTAAGCATAAAAGTAGGACCTGGCTTGTAGCAACCTAATGAATAGTCAGCGActaagttaataaatgaatttttgaCCTACCCCTGTTTTATTCTTTGCCCCGTATTAGCTCTTGTTGTCtattttgatttctattttttgtaaacattttagaGTGTGCATAACATGTTGGTACACATTTTATAAGTAAATGAACAAACATACAGTATAAATGGTAGGGAAGCATGATTTTAAAACCTAGGGGGCCCCTGACCCCAGATACCTAGGCTGCACTACAAATGCTATAATAATCTgggatttgtttcaaaataacttAGGAGAGGGAGAAGTAATCCATGGAGGTATGGGTGAACAGGATTGGCCATGAACTGATCATTGTTGAATTTGAGAGATTAATACCTACAGGGTCATTTTATTATTCTCTCCACTTTTCTAtaagttttaattttctcataaaatgaaagaaaaaaatgccttcAAGTCTTAGCTCATGCATTGCAGCctctatttctgttttctcatgGGTTAGTTCTCTTTATGCACTTGATTTGACATCTCTTTCTGCAGACCAGCTTTCTCTGTCTTACAAGGCCCATGGCCACACCAGTCCTGGGTTTATGTGGTCTCTCAGTTTAAGAACCCTGTGCCACCCtgaccgggtagctcagttggttagaacatcatcccaatatgccaaggttgtgtgtTCACTCCCCAGCCTCATGCCAACCAACAAGGGTCTCTATATCCAAATCCCAAGTTCCTTGGAGAGAAGAATATGGTTAGCCAAATTTTGGTCAGGAGTCTACCCATCTGTGGTCAGGAGAAGGGACATGACTGTCCTTTCATCAGGTGCTAAGGGAGAAGACATTCTGCCTTTGGTAGGCTTTCTAGCTGGTACGCTGCAGGCTCCAGATATGCCAAGCTCagtgccctccctccaccccgcccctccAGGGTCACTGAGTAGGACATGCAGTGACCTAAGCCCCCAGGTGAATTGCCTTCACCCATGAATAGACTCATCCACTTACCCCCAGGGCGCCATTCAAATCCcattattttctatgtatttccTGCCAAGAAAAAGATTGGGAAATACTGAATTATAATGGGCAGGGCGAGGGCAAATTCCAGAGAAAGTTATCTACAATATAAAACAAACTAAGATTACAAGCATGATGAAGGGGAGCTGGAATCTAACCAAGGTCTGGTTCCAAAACTTCTGAGGCTAACC contains:
- the LOC132212785 gene encoding olfactory receptor 13C7-like encodes the protein MDRSNQTSPVVGFILLGLSAHPKLVNTFFVLILLMYLVILLGNGVLILVTISDSHLHTPMYFFLGNLSFLDICYTTSSVPLILDSFLTPRKTIPFSACAVQMFLSFAMGATECVLLGMMAFDRYVAICNPLRYPKIMSKAAYVSMAAGSWAAGSSTATVQTSLAMRLPFCGDNVINHFTCEILAVLKLACADISINVISMTVANVIFLGIPVLFISFSYVFVIATILRIPSAEGRRKAFSTCSAHLTVVVVFYGTILFMYGKPKSKDPLGADKQDLSDKLISLFYGVVTPMLNPIIYSLRNTDVKAAVKNLIFCKHFAQ